CATCAGCCCGGTTATTTAGAAGCGCTGAAGCGCTACAAAGATGGGGCGATTGGCGAACTCGTTGCCGCCCGGGCGTATTGGAACGGAGATCGGCCGCATGCAACGCCGAGACAGAAAGACCGCGACGCAACCAAGACCGAAATGGAATACCAAATGCGCAATTGGTATTTCTACGTGTGGCTGTGCGGCGATCACATTGTCGAGCAGCACATTCACAATTTGGATGTCATCAACTGGTTCAAGGGAGAAACGCCCGTGCGTGCCGTCGGCATGGGTGGCTCGCAAGTGCCGCGTCAGCCAGGCGATGGCGAAATTTACGATCACCATGCGGTCGAATTTCAATACGCCGATGGCAGCCGCGTGTTTAGCCAGTGCCGACAAATTTCCGGTTGCTGGGGGCAGGTGTCGGAACACATTCATGGCACCAAGGGCGCGGTGCACTTGGATGCTGGCGCCAATCGTTACAGCGTCAACGTGAACGGCGGCGAAGCTTGGAACTGGAAAAACTCTGGCTCGGGGCCGATGCCCAATCCGTACCAGATCGAGCATGCCGACATGCAAGCCGCCATCAAGAACGGCGGCTCCTACAACGAAGCCGATTACGGCGCGAAAAGCACCATGACGGCCATCCTGGGCCGCCTGGCCACCTACAGCGGCAAGGAAATTTCCTGGGAAGACGCCTTCAACAGCAAGCTAAGCATCATGCCCACGGAATTTTCCTGGGACGCCAAAATGCCCGTTAACCCCGGTCCTGGCGGCATGTATCCCCAGGCCATTCCTGGCTTGACGAAAGTAATTTAGCTAACGATTGGGCCGGCTGGAGCAAGCGGTTTAATGCTGCGCTGTTCCAGAGGTTGCTAAATTTCGCAAGATGCGCGCTGCCGTCGCGAAATACCCTTCAGACAGATGCACGCATGGTCGCATCTTTCCCATGCTAATTTTAGCGAAGGGGCAGTATGGTCACGATTGGAACCGTGCGGTTGGGGCAAAGAACAATGCTGGCTTTAACATTCACGGTAATCATGCTCGCCTGGTGGAAAGCGTACTCCGCTGCGGCGCAATTTGCCGCGAGGCTGATTCAGCCTGCTGAAAATACGCTGGAAAAAACCATTGCCGTGGATGGCCGCCAGCGAACTTACTATCTGCACGTGCCGCCCGATTTGTCGGCCGACAAACCCGTCCCGCTGGTGTTGGTGTTCCACGGCGGCGGCGGCACGGCGCTGGGCATGGAACGGTATTTGTCCCGCTTCAGCAAGCTCGCCGACCAGGAACATTTTTTGGTGGCTTACCCCGAGGGAATCGATAAAAGTTGGAACGATGGGCGCGGCGATACTTCCACAGCGGCCGCGCGTCAAAATGTCGATGATCTGGCCTTTGTGATGGCTATGCTCGCAGCCATTGGCCAAGAACACCAAATCGATCCGCAGCGCATTTATGCCACGGGCATTTCCAACGGGGCGATTTTCTCGAACTACTTAGCTGCCAATCACGCCGATAAAATCGCGGCCATTGCGCCGGTCGTCGGCAGCATTGCCGATCCGTTTTACAAACAATTCAAACCGTCGGAGCCGGTCTCCGTGTTCATTTTGCAAGGGACCAAAGATCCACTGGTGCCGTACAACGGTGGCCTGGTGGGCGAAGGACATCTTGGTGACCGTTGCAAAGTGATCGCCACCAACGAAACGGTTAAGCTGTGGGTGCAAAATAATGGCTGTGAACCGACTGCCGTGGAAAAATCATTGCCCGACGTCAATCCCGATGATGGCTGCACGATTCAACAATTTACTTACGGCCAGGGCCGCAACGGGACCGAAGTGGTGCTGTACAAAATCGAAGGGGGCGGCCACACCTGGCCCGGCGGCCCGCAATATTTTCCCAAGTTCCTCATTGGCTCCGTCTGCCGCGACATCGACGGCACGCAAGTGATATGGGATTTTTTCAAAGCGCATCCGAAATTGCCGTCTTAATGTTCGGCCGCCAGCGCTCACGATTTTACCGGCAGGAAGCCATGGCGTCGGAAGCATTTGGCCGCAGCGGCCGATGTAATAAATTCCAATAAAGCGCGTGCTGCTTTTGGTTGTTGGCCCCCTTCTATTAAGCCGGCCACATACAGCGCCGCCGATTGGGAATGCGGAACGAGGAAATACGTTCGGCAGCGATCGGAACGCTGGGCATCGCTGGCAAACGCCACCCCCGCATCAGCCGCTCCGGAGACTACCGCCGACAGCACAGCCCGTGAGTTATCGACTTCCAGAACCTTGGCCAGCAGCTTGTCATATACTCCAGCGGCTTTCAGATACGATTGCGAGTATCCGCCCAAAGGACACGCCGGCTCGGCCAAAGCGACCCGCTGTACTTTTTTGCCGAGTAAATCCTCCAATCGCTTGAGCGCGGTTTTGTGGGTGGTTTTGTCGCCGCGCGGACCGATGACCGCCAAACTGTTCGAAGCCACCACGCGACGAGAACGA
This DNA window, taken from Pirellulales bacterium, encodes the following:
- a CDS encoding Gfo/Idh/MocA family oxidoreductase — encoded protein: MSSPLQPLPSSNNSASNSSRREFLKTSGVAMAGAGLAATLGIARQAHAAQNDDAIRVALIGCGGRGGGAVLDAMSTGNNIKLVAMADAFKDRLDAKYDDLKKAAGDKIAVDDDHKFVGFDAYQKAIDSGVDLVILATPPGFRPIHFNAAVQANKNIFMEKPVATDPAGVRKVLQTNEEAKRRNLIVGVGLQRRHQPGYLEALKRYKDGAIGELVAARAYWNGDRPHATPRQKDRDATKTEMEYQMRNWYFYVWLCGDHIVEQHIHNLDVINWFKGETPVRAVGMGGSQVPRQPGDGEIYDHHAVEFQYADGSRVFSQCRQISGCWGQVSEHIHGTKGAVHLDAGANRYSVNVNGGEAWNWKNSGSGPMPNPYQIEHADMQAAIKNGGSYNEADYGAKSTMTAILGRLATYSGKEISWEDAFNSKLSIMPTEFSWDAKMPVNPGPGGMYPQAIPGLTKVI
- the modA gene encoding molybdate ABC transporter substrate-binding protein; translated protein: QEPTVRVRAVYGASNELADHLLSGAPGDLLVSAEAAELDRLEAAGRLVSRSRRVVASNSLAVIGPRGDKTTHKTALKRLEDLLGKKVQRVALAEPACPLGGYSQSYLKAAGVYDKLLAKVLEVDNSRAVLSAVVSGAADAGVAFASDAQRSDRCRTYFLVPHSQSAALYVAGLIEGGQQPKAARALLEFITSAAAAKCFRRHGFLPVKS
- a CDS encoding PHB depolymerase family esterase; translation: MVTIGTVRLGQRTMLALTFTVIMLAWWKAYSAAAQFAARLIQPAENTLEKTIAVDGRQRTYYLHVPPDLSADKPVPLVLVFHGGGGTALGMERYLSRFSKLADQEHFLVAYPEGIDKSWNDGRGDTSTAAARQNVDDLAFVMAMLAAIGQEHQIDPQRIYATGISNGAIFSNYLAANHADKIAAIAPVVGSIADPFYKQFKPSEPVSVFILQGTKDPLVPYNGGLVGEGHLGDRCKVIATNETVKLWVQNNGCEPTAVEKSLPDVNPDDGCTIQQFTYGQGRNGTEVVLYKIEGGGHTWPGGPQYFPKFLIGSVCRDIDGTQVIWDFFKAHPKLPS